In one Halichondria panicea chromosome 4, odHalPani1.1, whole genome shotgun sequence genomic region, the following are encoded:
- the LOC135335114 gene encoding uncharacterized protein LOC135335114 isoform X5: METGDVLGACVFDPDDTTSGVTTYRLDIVSRAALGSEDLVRTNTDPSSPPAGCSATTVPGSFDRGASGTGSRSSTSRSLHLWANIEVATTEAPTMVKTTTTMEVTTIGATTSEPTEDTTTIMEVTTMEATTMEATTMEVTTSSTTTSEPTEDTTTPEDVTTDMTTAGGPLITDGDSTTSTTNQGTTSNPDANTAQPIGENSEVPDKSGRETAVDLKSNETYGIHGEPRDTPTDYENPFGQPSTTQQPNDVTYEEVPGPIHYNDPCQPIPLENNEAYGVHKSAQMAETCSQEVDLKSNEAYGVRGEVQVAAINGTTTDAVCYSVIDSPGQQYAEIVSGIEIRMDSNEAYGTSERDRETEETLDYDYAFL, translated from the exons ATGGAGACTGGTGATGTTCTTGGAGCGTGTGTGTTTGACCCTGATGATACTACAAGTGGTGTCACTACCTACCGTCTTGACATAGTCAGCAGAGCTGCTTTAGGAAGTGAAGACCTTGTGAGAACAAACACAGATCCCAGTAGCCCACCTGCTGGCTGCAGTGCTACTACTGTGCCAGGTTCTTTTGATAGAGGCGCATCTGGTACTGgctctagatctagtacttCAAGGTCCCTTCACCTCTGGGCAAACATAG AAGTGGCTACAACTGAAGCACCTACAATGGTAAAAACTACTACTACTATGGAAGTGACTACAATTGGAGCGACTACATCTGAACCGACTGAGGACACCACGACTATCATGGAAGTGACTACCATGGAAGCGACTACTATGGAAGCGACTACAATGGAAGTGACTACATCTTCCACAACTACATCTGAACCGACTGAGGACACCACCACTCCCGAAGACGTCACAACAGACATGACCACAGCAGGTGGTCCACTGATTACTGATGGGGACTCTACTACTTCCACCACAAACCAAGGGACAACGAGCAACCCTGATGCCAACACTGCACAACCCATTGGTG AAAACAGTGAAGTACCTGACAAATCTGGGAGGGAAACTGCTGTTGACTTGAAGTCCAACGAAACTTACGGTATTCATGGTGAGCCTCGAGACACTCCCACAGACTATGAGAATCCTTTTG GACAACCATCAACAACTCAACAACCCAATGATGTGACATATGAGGAAGTACCAGGACCTATACATTACAACGATCCCTGTCAGCCGATACCTTTAGAAAACAATGAAGCTTATGGTGTCCACAAATCTGCACAAATGGCTGAAACATGCTCACAAGAAGTTGACCTAAAGTCCAACGAGGCGTATGGTGTGAGAGGGGAGGTGCAAGTTGCTGCCATTAATGGGACAACAACTGACGCAGTGTGCTATAGTGTCATTGACTCACCTGGTCAGCAATATGCAGAGATAGTAAGTGGAATTGAAATTCGGATGGACAGCAATGAAGCATATGGCACATCTGAGAGAGATAGAGAAACTGAGGAAACACTTGACTATGATTATGCTTTTCTGTAA
- the LOC135335114 gene encoding uncharacterized protein LOC135335114 isoform X1, producing METGDVLGACVFDPDDTTSGVTTYRLDIVSRAALGSEDLVRTNTDPSSPPAGCSATTVPGSFDRGASGTGSRSSTSRSLHLWANIEVATTEAPTMVKTTTTMEVTTIGATTSEPTEDTTTIMEVTTMEATTMEATTMEVTTSSTTTSEPTEDTTTPEDVTTDMTTAGGPLITDGDSTTSTTNQGTTSNPDANTAQPIGGEGGGSNVATVAIAVVVALIIVIALVAILILVLLRRRSKALHSIKNSEVPDKSGRETAVDLKSNETYGIHGEPRDTPTDYENPFGQPSTTQQPNDVTYEEVPGPIHYNDPCQPIPLENNEAYGVHKSAQMAETCSQEVDLKSNEAYGVRGEVQVAAINGTTTDAVCYSVIDSPGQQYAEIVSGIEIRMDSNEAYGTSERDRETEETLDYDYAFL from the exons ATGGAGACTGGTGATGTTCTTGGAGCGTGTGTGTTTGACCCTGATGATACTACAAGTGGTGTCACTACCTACCGTCTTGACATAGTCAGCAGAGCTGCTTTAGGAAGTGAAGACCTTGTGAGAACAAACACAGATCCCAGTAGCCCACCTGCTGGCTGCAGTGCTACTACTGTGCCAGGTTCTTTTGATAGAGGCGCATCTGGTACTGgctctagatctagtacttCAAGGTCCCTTCACCTCTGGGCAAACATAG AAGTGGCTACAACTGAAGCACCTACAATGGTAAAAACTACTACTACTATGGAAGTGACTACAATTGGAGCGACTACATCTGAACCGACTGAGGACACCACGACTATCATGGAAGTGACTACCATGGAAGCGACTACTATGGAAGCGACTACAATGGAAGTGACTACATCTTCCACAACTACATCTGAACCGACTGAGGACACCACCACTCCCGAAGACGTCACAACAGACATGACCACAGCAGGTGGTCCACTGATTACTGATGGGGACTCTACTACTTCCACCACAAACCAAGGGACAACGAGCAACCCTGATGCCAACACTGCACAACCCATTGGTGGTGAGGGAGGTGGTTCTAACGTAGCAACTGTTGCCATTGCTGTGGTAGTTGCACTCATTATTGTGATTGCTTTAGTTGCCATACTAATACTTGTGTTGTTAAGGCGACGATCGAAAGCATTGCACTCAATAA AAAACAGTGAAGTACCTGACAAATCTGGGAGGGAAACTGCTGTTGACTTGAAGTCCAACGAAACTTACGGTATTCATGGTGAGCCTCGAGACACTCCCACAGACTATGAGAATCCTTTTG GACAACCATCAACAACTCAACAACCCAATGATGTGACATATGAGGAAGTACCAGGACCTATACATTACAACGATCCCTGTCAGCCGATACCTTTAGAAAACAATGAAGCTTATGGTGTCCACAAATCTGCACAAATGGCTGAAACATGCTCACAAGAAGTTGACCTAAAGTCCAACGAGGCGTATGGTGTGAGAGGGGAGGTGCAAGTTGCTGCCATTAATGGGACAACAACTGACGCAGTGTGCTATAGTGTCATTGACTCACCTGGTCAGCAATATGCAGAGATAGTAAGTGGAATTGAAATTCGGATGGACAGCAATGAAGCATATGGCACATCTGAGAGAGATAGAGAAACTGAGGAAACACTTGACTATGATTATGCTTTTCTGTAA
- the LOC135335114 gene encoding uncharacterized protein LOC135335114 isoform X4 — translation METGDVLGACVFDPDDTTSGVTTYRLDIVSRAALGSEDLVRTNTDPSSPPAGCSATTVPGSFDRGASGTGSRSSTSRSLHLWANIEVATTEAPTMVKTTTTMEVTTIGATTSEPTEDTTTIMEVTTMEATTMEATTMEVTTSSTTTSEPTEDTTTPEDVTTDMTTAGGPLITDGDSTTSTTNQGTTSNPDANTAQPIGGEGGGSNVATVAIAVVVALIIVIALVAILILVLLRRRSKALHSIKNSEVPDKSGRETAVDLKSNETYGIHGEPRDTPTDYENPFGQPSTTQQPNDVTYEEVPGPIHYNDPCQPIPLENNEAYGVHKSAQMAETCSQEVDLKSNEAYGVRGEVQVAAINGTTDAVCYSVIDLA, via the exons ATGGAGACTGGTGATGTTCTTGGAGCGTGTGTGTTTGACCCTGATGATACTACAAGTGGTGTCACTACCTACCGTCTTGACATAGTCAGCAGAGCTGCTTTAGGAAGTGAAGACCTTGTGAGAACAAACACAGATCCCAGTAGCCCACCTGCTGGCTGCAGTGCTACTACTGTGCCAGGTTCTTTTGATAGAGGCGCATCTGGTACTGgctctagatctagtacttCAAGGTCCCTTCACCTCTGGGCAAACATAG AAGTGGCTACAACTGAAGCACCTACAATGGTAAAAACTACTACTACTATGGAAGTGACTACAATTGGAGCGACTACATCTGAACCGACTGAGGACACCACGACTATCATGGAAGTGACTACCATGGAAGCGACTACTATGGAAGCGACTACAATGGAAGTGACTACATCTTCCACAACTACATCTGAACCGACTGAGGACACCACCACTCCCGAAGACGTCACAACAGACATGACCACAGCAGGTGGTCCACTGATTACTGATGGGGACTCTACTACTTCCACCACAAACCAAGGGACAACGAGCAACCCTGATGCCAACACTGCACAACCCATTGGTGGTGAGGGAGGTGGTTCTAACGTAGCAACTGTTGCCATTGCTGTGGTAGTTGCACTCATTATTGTGATTGCTTTAGTTGCCATACTAATACTTGTGTTGTTAAGGCGACGATCGAAAGCATTGCACTCAATAA AAAACAGTGAAGTACCTGACAAATCTGGGAGGGAAACTGCTGTTGACTTGAAGTCCAACGAAACTTACGGTATTCATGGTGAGCCTCGAGACACTCCCACAGACTATGAGAATCCTTTTG GACAACCATCAACAACTCAACAACCCAATGATGTGACATATGAGGAAGTACCAGGACCTATACATTACAACGATCCCTGTCAGCCGATACCTTTAGAAAACAATGAAGCTTATGGTGTCCACAAATCTGCACAAATGGCTGAAACATGCTCACAAGAAGTTGACCTAAAGTCCAACGAGGCGTATGGTGTGAGAGGGGAG GTGCAAGTTGCTGCCATTAATGGGACCACTGATGCAGTGTGCTATAGTGTCATTGACTTGGCCTAG
- the LOC135335114 gene encoding uncharacterized protein LOC135335114 isoform X6 encodes METGDVLGACVFDPDDTTSGVTTYRLDIVSRAALGSEDLVRTNTDPSSPPAGCSATTVPGSFDRGASGTGSRSSTSRSLHLWANIEVATTEAPTMVKTTTTMEVTTIGATTSEPTEDTTTIMEVTTMEATTMEATTMEVTTSSTTTSEPTEDTTTPEDVTTDMTTAGGPLITDGDSTTSTTNQGTTSNPDANTAQPIGENSEVPDKSGRETAVDLKSNETYGIHGQPSTTQQPNDVTYEEVPGPIHYNDPCQPIPLENNEAYGVHKSAQMAETCSQEVDLKSNEAYGVRGEVQVAAINGTTTDAVCYSVIDSPGQQYAEIVSGIEIRMDSNEAYGTSERDRETEETLDYDYAFL; translated from the exons ATGGAGACTGGTGATGTTCTTGGAGCGTGTGTGTTTGACCCTGATGATACTACAAGTGGTGTCACTACCTACCGTCTTGACATAGTCAGCAGAGCTGCTTTAGGAAGTGAAGACCTTGTGAGAACAAACACAGATCCCAGTAGCCCACCTGCTGGCTGCAGTGCTACTACTGTGCCAGGTTCTTTTGATAGAGGCGCATCTGGTACTGgctctagatctagtacttCAAGGTCCCTTCACCTCTGGGCAAACATAG AAGTGGCTACAACTGAAGCACCTACAATGGTAAAAACTACTACTACTATGGAAGTGACTACAATTGGAGCGACTACATCTGAACCGACTGAGGACACCACGACTATCATGGAAGTGACTACCATGGAAGCGACTACTATGGAAGCGACTACAATGGAAGTGACTACATCTTCCACAACTACATCTGAACCGACTGAGGACACCACCACTCCCGAAGACGTCACAACAGACATGACCACAGCAGGTGGTCCACTGATTACTGATGGGGACTCTACTACTTCCACCACAAACCAAGGGACAACGAGCAACCCTGATGCCAACACTGCACAACCCATTGGTG AAAACAGTGAAGTACCTGACAAATCTGGGAGGGAAACTGCTGTTGACTTGAAGTCCAACGAAACTTACGGTATTCATG GACAACCATCAACAACTCAACAACCCAATGATGTGACATATGAGGAAGTACCAGGACCTATACATTACAACGATCCCTGTCAGCCGATACCTTTAGAAAACAATGAAGCTTATGGTGTCCACAAATCTGCACAAATGGCTGAAACATGCTCACAAGAAGTTGACCTAAAGTCCAACGAGGCGTATGGTGTGAGAGGGGAGGTGCAAGTTGCTGCCATTAATGGGACAACAACTGACGCAGTGTGCTATAGTGTCATTGACTCACCTGGTCAGCAATATGCAGAGATAGTAAGTGGAATTGAAATTCGGATGGACAGCAATGAAGCATATGGCACATCTGAGAGAGATAGAGAAACTGAGGAAACACTTGACTATGATTATGCTTTTCTGTAA
- the LOC135335114 gene encoding uncharacterized protein LOC135335114 isoform X2: METGDVLGACVFDPDDTTSGVTTYRLDIVSRAALGSEDLVRTNTDPSSPPAGCSATTVPGSFDRGASGTGSRSSTSRSLHLWANIEVATTEAPTMVKTTTTMEVTTIGATTSEPTEDTTTIMEVTTMEATTMEATTMEVTTSSTTTSEPTEDTTTPEDVTTDMTTAGGPLITDGDSTTSTTNQGTTSNPDANTAQPIGGEGGGSNVATVAIAVVVALIIVIALVAILILVLLRRRSKALHSIKNSEVPDKSGRETAVDLKSNETYGIHGQPSTTQQPNDVTYEEVPGPIHYNDPCQPIPLENNEAYGVHKSAQMAETCSQEVDLKSNEAYGVRGEVQVAAINGTTTDAVCYSVIDSPGQQYAEIVSGIEIRMDSNEAYGTSERDRETEETLDYDYAFL, from the exons ATGGAGACTGGTGATGTTCTTGGAGCGTGTGTGTTTGACCCTGATGATACTACAAGTGGTGTCACTACCTACCGTCTTGACATAGTCAGCAGAGCTGCTTTAGGAAGTGAAGACCTTGTGAGAACAAACACAGATCCCAGTAGCCCACCTGCTGGCTGCAGTGCTACTACTGTGCCAGGTTCTTTTGATAGAGGCGCATCTGGTACTGgctctagatctagtacttCAAGGTCCCTTCACCTCTGGGCAAACATAG AAGTGGCTACAACTGAAGCACCTACAATGGTAAAAACTACTACTACTATGGAAGTGACTACAATTGGAGCGACTACATCTGAACCGACTGAGGACACCACGACTATCATGGAAGTGACTACCATGGAAGCGACTACTATGGAAGCGACTACAATGGAAGTGACTACATCTTCCACAACTACATCTGAACCGACTGAGGACACCACCACTCCCGAAGACGTCACAACAGACATGACCACAGCAGGTGGTCCACTGATTACTGATGGGGACTCTACTACTTCCACCACAAACCAAGGGACAACGAGCAACCCTGATGCCAACACTGCACAACCCATTGGTGGTGAGGGAGGTGGTTCTAACGTAGCAACTGTTGCCATTGCTGTGGTAGTTGCACTCATTATTGTGATTGCTTTAGTTGCCATACTAATACTTGTGTTGTTAAGGCGACGATCGAAAGCATTGCACTCAATAA AAAACAGTGAAGTACCTGACAAATCTGGGAGGGAAACTGCTGTTGACTTGAAGTCCAACGAAACTTACGGTATTCATG GACAACCATCAACAACTCAACAACCCAATGATGTGACATATGAGGAAGTACCAGGACCTATACATTACAACGATCCCTGTCAGCCGATACCTTTAGAAAACAATGAAGCTTATGGTGTCCACAAATCTGCACAAATGGCTGAAACATGCTCACAAGAAGTTGACCTAAAGTCCAACGAGGCGTATGGTGTGAGAGGGGAGGTGCAAGTTGCTGCCATTAATGGGACAACAACTGACGCAGTGTGCTATAGTGTCATTGACTCACCTGGTCAGCAATATGCAGAGATAGTAAGTGGAATTGAAATTCGGATGGACAGCAATGAAGCATATGGCACATCTGAGAGAGATAGAGAAACTGAGGAAACACTTGACTATGATTATGCTTTTCTGTAA
- the LOC135335114 gene encoding uncharacterized protein LOC135335114 isoform X3, with protein METGDVLGACVFDPDDTTSGVTTYRLDIVSRAALGSEDLVRTNTDPSSPPAGCSATTVPGSFDRGASGTGSRSSTSRSLHLWANIEVATTEAPTMVKTTTMEATTMEVTTSSTTTSEPTEDTTTPEDVTTDMTTAGGPLITDGDSTTSTTNQGTTSNPDANTAQPIGGEGGGSNVATVAIAVVVALIIVIALVAILILVLLRRRSKALHSIKNSEVPDKSGRETAVDLKSNETYGIHGEPRDTPTDYENPFGQPSTTQQPNDVTYEEVPGPIHYNDPCQPIPLENNEAYGVHKSAQMAETCSQEVDLKSNEAYGVRGEVQVAAINGTTTDAVCYSVIDSPGQQYAEIVSGIEIRMDSNEAYGTSERDRETEETLDYDYAFL; from the exons ATGGAGACTGGTGATGTTCTTGGAGCGTGTGTGTTTGACCCTGATGATACTACAAGTGGTGTCACTACCTACCGTCTTGACATAGTCAGCAGAGCTGCTTTAGGAAGTGAAGACCTTGTGAGAACAAACACAGATCCCAGTAGCCCACCTGCTGGCTGCAGTGCTACTACTGTGCCAGGTTCTTTTGATAGAGGCGCATCTGGTACTGgctctagatctagtacttCAAGGTCCCTTCACCTCTGGGCAAACATAG AAGTGGCTACAACTGAAGCACCTACAATGGTAAAAACT ACTACTATGGAAGCGACTACAATGGAAGTGACTACATCTTCCACAACTACATCTGAACCGACTGAGGACACCACCACTCCCGAAGACGTCACAACAGACATGACCACAGCAGGTGGTCCACTGATTACTGATGGGGACTCTACTACTTCCACCACAAACCAAGGGACAACGAGCAACCCTGATGCCAACACTGCACAACCCATTGGTGGTGAGGGAGGTGGTTCTAACGTAGCAACTGTTGCCATTGCTGTGGTAGTTGCACTCATTATTGTGATTGCTTTAGTTGCCATACTAATACTTGTGTTGTTAAGGCGACGATCGAAAGCATTGCACTCAATAA AAAACAGTGAAGTACCTGACAAATCTGGGAGGGAAACTGCTGTTGACTTGAAGTCCAACGAAACTTACGGTATTCATGGTGAGCCTCGAGACACTCCCACAGACTATGAGAATCCTTTTG GACAACCATCAACAACTCAACAACCCAATGATGTGACATATGAGGAAGTACCAGGACCTATACATTACAACGATCCCTGTCAGCCGATACCTTTAGAAAACAATGAAGCTTATGGTGTCCACAAATCTGCACAAATGGCTGAAACATGCTCACAAGAAGTTGACCTAAAGTCCAACGAGGCGTATGGTGTGAGAGGGGAGGTGCAAGTTGCTGCCATTAATGGGACAACAACTGACGCAGTGTGCTATAGTGTCATTGACTCACCTGGTCAGCAATATGCAGAGATAGTAAGTGGAATTGAAATTCGGATGGACAGCAATGAAGCATATGGCACATCTGAGAGAGATAGAGAAACTGAGGAAACACTTGACTATGATTATGCTTTTCTGTAA